In one Desulfomicrobium escambiense DSM 10707 genomic region, the following are encoded:
- a CDS encoding radical SAM/SPASM family putative metalloenzyme maturase produces MQPTISAPRKLYVELATLCNLRCAMCVKHSSGWECADALMDRRAFEALTPVFPHLDTLNLNGVGESMLHPELASFIAFARARVPQGCSIGFQSNGMLLTPLLADRLMGAGLDRICFSVDSPDPDELGRFRAGSELGRVARAFDMMREAAARQGSRPLSLGAQTVVNVQTHAALPDMVAWCADRAAEFVIVSHVLPYNAADADQSLYVSVSQRCLDFYREWEKTFDAEGLDVSHSYQAFYAVFRTPQQQRQVDIILAMKEDALRRGLQFSLPNVMRVDFDRMERVRASFARAAEVARERGVRLDLPEIAAREPRECPFVSEPSMFVACDGALAPCYFLWHSYSAWPAGQEIRVRQRRFGSVPQDDPVAVWNGEAFTRFRDEARKEEFARCGDCSVAPCDHVQGFPGPFEKDCYGQTVPCGICPWSGGGFACLQ; encoded by the coding sequence ATGCAACCGACCATATCCGCCCCCCGCAAGCTCTACGTGGAGCTTGCCACCCTGTGCAACCTGCGCTGCGCCATGTGCGTCAAGCACTCCTCCGGCTGGGAGTGCGCCGACGCCCTCATGGATCGCCGGGCCTTCGAGGCCCTGACCCCGGTTTTTCCGCATCTCGACACCTTGAACCTGAACGGCGTGGGCGAATCCATGCTCCACCCGGAACTGGCGTCGTTCATCGCCTTCGCCAGGGCCAGGGTTCCGCAGGGTTGTTCCATTGGATTCCAGTCCAACGGGATGCTGCTGACGCCGCTTCTGGCCGACCGGCTCATGGGCGCAGGACTCGACCGCATCTGCTTTTCCGTGGACTCGCCGGACCCTGACGAACTCGGACGCTTCAGGGCCGGTTCGGAGCTAGGCCGCGTGGCCCGTGCTTTCGACATGATGCGCGAAGCCGCGGCGCGTCAGGGCTCCCGCCCCCTGTCCCTGGGTGCCCAGACCGTGGTCAACGTCCAGACCCATGCGGCGCTGCCGGACATGGTGGCCTGGTGCGCCGATCGCGCTGCCGAATTTGTCATCGTCTCCCATGTCCTGCCCTACAACGCGGCCGATGCGGACCAGAGCCTTTACGTTTCCGTTTCCCAGCGGTGCCTGGATTTCTACCGCGAATGGGAAAAAACCTTCGATGCCGAAGGGCTGGACGTCTCGCATTCGTACCAGGCCTTCTATGCCGTCTTCCGCACGCCACAGCAGCAGCGCCAGGTGGACATCATCCTGGCCATGAAGGAGGACGCACTGCGTCGGGGGCTGCAGTTCAGCCTGCCCAACGTCATGCGCGTTGATTTCGACAGGATGGAGCGGGTGCGTGCATCCTTTGCCCGCGCAGCCGAGGTGGCTCGGGAGCGGGGCGTGCGCCTGGATCTGCCGGAGATTGCGGCCCGCGAGCCGCGCGAGTGTCCCTTCGTCAGCGAGCCGAGCATGTTCGTGGCCTGCGACGGGGCCCTGGCTCCGTGCTATTTTCTCTGGCACAGCTATTCGGCCTGGCCCGCCGGACAGGAGATCCGCGTGCGGCAGCGCCGTTTCGGCTCGGTCCCGCAGGACGACCCCGTGGCGGTTTGGAACGGGGAGGCGTTCACGCGTTTTCGCGACGAGGCCCGCAAAGAGGAATTTGCCCGCTGCGGCGATTGCAGCGTGGCCCCGTGCGACCACGTGCAGGGCTTTCCGGGACCGTTCGAGAAGGATTGCTACGGGCAGACCGTGCCCTGCGGCATCTGCCCCTGGTCCGGCGGGGGCTTCGCCTGCCTGCAATGA
- a CDS encoding PLP-dependent aminotransferase family protein translates to MEDFRYRQIEQNLMQQIASGTLGPGARLPSLRHVSLRSRVAVSTVLQAYAELERKGVIESRPRSGFFVRRDVQELPPTPRPPRPVLRPHTINRSELISSVLETVGDRELLPLGINCPSEDLLPYRELAKVAARLSREDPKRQVAYLPVEGSPELRRQLSLRAAQAGLDVRPEEIIITCGALEALHVAVRSLVRPGDNVLIQAPSYFCFQQLLENQGVRSIEIPSHPRHGVQPADVERALGRFDIRACIFTPNFNNPDGSLTPDEAKAEIVRLLAARGIPLIEDDVAGDLHFGPTRPSVFKMYDQDGLVVLCSSFSKTLCPGYRIGWIMPGRFYREAYEVKATTNVCSATVTQETVAAYLREGRYDRHLRALRRTLREQTQAMQLHVGRTFPEGTRVARPEGGGVLWVELPRGVDSVELMYRAREEGIGIAPGTIFATQDRFAGHVRLNCGNPWSDEVARGIERLGALVHGMVPGGA, encoded by the coding sequence ATGGAAGATTTCAGATACCGTCAGATCGAACAGAACCTCATGCAGCAGATCGCTTCGGGCACCCTCGGGCCGGGGGCGCGGCTGCCTTCCTTGCGTCATGTCAGCCTGCGCAGCCGGGTGGCCGTCAGTACGGTGCTGCAGGCCTACGCCGAGCTGGAGCGCAAGGGGGTCATCGAGTCGCGGCCGCGGTCCGGGTTTTTCGTGCGCCGCGACGTGCAGGAGCTTCCCCCCACCCCGCGGCCGCCGCGGCCCGTGCTGCGGCCCCATACCATCAACCGCAGCGAACTGATCTCCTCGGTGCTGGAGACCGTGGGCGACCGCGAGCTTCTGCCCCTGGGCATCAACTGCCCGTCCGAGGATCTGCTGCCGTACCGCGAGCTGGCCAAGGTCGCGGCGCGGCTGTCGCGGGAGGACCCCAAGCGGCAGGTGGCCTACCTGCCCGTGGAGGGCAGCCCGGAGCTGCGCCGTCAGCTGTCCCTGCGTGCGGCCCAGGCCGGCCTGGACGTGCGGCCCGAGGAGATCATCATCACCTGCGGCGCCCTGGAAGCCCTGCACGTGGCCGTGCGCAGCCTGGTCCGGCCCGGCGACAACGTGCTCATCCAGGCCCCGTCCTACTTCTGCTTCCAGCAGCTCCTGGAGAATCAGGGCGTGCGCTCCATCGAGATACCGTCACACCCGCGGCACGGCGTGCAGCCCGCCGACGTGGAGCGGGCCCTGGGGCGTTTCGACATCCGGGCCTGCATCTTCACTCCCAATTTCAACAACCCCGACGGCTCCCTGACCCCGGACGAGGCCAAGGCCGAGATCGTCAGGCTGCTGGCAGCCCGCGGCATCCCACTCATCGAGGACGACGTGGCCGGGGACCTGCACTTCGGGCCGACCCGCCCCTCGGTTTTCAAGATGTACGACCAGGACGGGCTCGTGGTCCTGTGCTCGTCCTTCTCCAAGACGCTGTGCCCGGGCTACCGCATCGGCTGGATCATGCCCGGCCGCTTCTACCGCGAGGCCTACGAGGTCAAGGCCACGACCAACGTCTGCTCGGCCACCGTGACCCAGGAGACCGTGGCCGCCTACCTGCGCGAGGGGCGCTACGACCGCCACCTGCGCGCCCTGCGCCGGACCCTGCGCGAGCAGACCCAGGCCATGCAGCTGCACGTGGGCCGCACCTTCCCCGAAGGCACGCGCGTGGCCAGGCCCGAGGGGGGCGGAGTACTGTGGGTCGAGCTGCCGCGAGGCGTGGATTCGGTGGAACTCATGTACCGCGCCCGGGAGGAGGGCATAGGCATCGCGCCGGGCACCATCTTCGCCACCCAGGACCGCTTCGCCGGCCATGTGCGCCTCAACTGCGGCAACCCATGGTCCGACGAGGTGGCCCGGGGGATCGAGCGGCTGGGGGCCTTGGTACATGGGATGGTGCCCGGCGGCGCGTGA
- a CDS encoding AzlC family ABC transporter permease — protein MNSATLSTTDPAESPMASAFRQALPIILGYVPVGFAYGVLAQKSGLSGMNTMLMSILVFAGSAQLIAVGLFASGAAPLAVVATTFVVNLRHLLMSAALAPFLRAWSKTRLALFAYQMTDETFALHANRFAKGETGPAETYGINVIAQSAWVGGTVLGLAASTLITDIRPIGLDYALPAMFIALLLGQLKSRQHLLVAVAAGLLSTALMFAGLGQSHVLAATIIAATIGLGAHAWTSRRSS, from the coding sequence ATGAACAGCGCCACCCTTTCCACCACCGATCCCGCCGAATCCCCAATGGCTTCGGCCTTCCGGCAGGCCCTGCCCATCATCCTGGGCTACGTGCCCGTGGGCTTCGCCTACGGCGTGCTGGCCCAGAAATCGGGTCTCTCGGGCATGAACACCATGCTCATGAGCATTCTGGTCTTCGCCGGCTCGGCCCAGCTCATCGCCGTGGGCCTCTTCGCCTCGGGCGCCGCGCCCCTGGCCGTGGTGGCCACGACCTTCGTCGTCAACCTGCGCCACCTGCTCATGTCAGCGGCCCTGGCCCCGTTCCTGCGCGCCTGGAGCAAGACCCGCCTGGCCCTCTTCGCCTACCAGATGACGGACGAAACCTTCGCCCTGCACGCGAACCGCTTCGCCAAGGGCGAGACCGGCCCGGCCGAAACGTACGGCATCAACGTCATCGCCCAGAGCGCCTGGGTCGGCGGCACGGTCCTGGGCCTGGCGGCCAGCACCCTCATCACCGACATCCGGCCCATCGGCCTGGACTACGCCCTGCCGGCCATGTTCATCGCACTGCTGCTGGGGCAGCTCAAATCCAGGCAGCACCTCCTCGTGGCCGTGGCCGCCGGCCTCCTGTCCACGGCCCTCATGTTCGCGGGCCTCGGCCAGAGCCACGTCCTGGCCGCAACCATCATCGCCGCAACCATCGGCCTCGGAGCGCACGCATGGACCAGCAGACGATCCTCCTGA
- a CDS encoding AzlD domain-containing protein encodes MDQQTILLTILGMMAVTYIPRALPVLALARRTLPEPVIRWLGFIPVAVLSAMLLPSLVAPEKILDFSFRNIFLWAAIPTFLVCWKTKSFVGAVVTGMGCVALGRLFFT; translated from the coding sequence ATGGACCAGCAGACGATCCTCCTGACCATCCTCGGCATGATGGCCGTGACCTACATTCCCCGCGCACTGCCCGTCCTGGCCCTGGCGCGGCGGACCCTGCCGGAGCCCGTCATCCGCTGGCTGGGGTTCATCCCCGTGGCGGTCCTTTCGGCCATGCTGCTGCCCTCGCTGGTGGCCCCGGAAAAAATCCTTGATTTTTCCTTCCGGAACATCTTCCTGTGGGCGGCGATCCCGACCTTCCTCGTCTGCTGGAAGACCAAGAGCTTCGTCGGTGCCGTTGTCACGGGCATGGGCTGCGTGGCCCTGGGCCGACTCTTTTTTACCTGA
- a CDS encoding PLP-dependent aminotransferase family protein has product MSFRFTKRIQNTPKSFIREILKVTQDPSIISFAGGLPNPSLFPIEALQEAARETLATAGARALQYSTTEGHAELRAWIAARYERRGVTVHPDQVLITTGSQQCLDLLGKLFIENGDEVILERPSYLGTIQAFTMFEPRFVTVDLEEDGPNLEQAERLLATGRPKLFYAVPNFQNPSGLTYSKAKREALGALLRKYPETIFIEDDPYGELRFSGEHHKPLYAYTEGHSIMLGSFSKITVPGFRLGWMVAPPEIIRLAVKAKQAADLHSSTFNQFVIAEYLKRHSIDDHIAKITERYGAQARAMVAALEREAPEDVTFTRPEGGMFSWVTLPAGKGSCMDLFNLAIEQKVAFVPGMPFYTDGTGQDTLRLNFSNASEATIDEGITRLCRCMKDFLSASQTA; this is encoded by the coding sequence ATGAGCTTCCGTTTCACCAAACGCATCCAGAACACCCCGAAATCGTTCATCCGCGAAATCCTGAAAGTCACCCAGGACCCGAGCATCATCTCGTTTGCCGGCGGCCTGCCCAACCCGAGCCTCTTCCCCATCGAGGCCCTGCAGGAGGCTGCCCGCGAAACCCTGGCCACGGCCGGGGCGCGCGCCCTGCAGTATTCCACCACCGAAGGCCACGCCGAACTGCGGGCCTGGATCGCGGCCCGCTACGAGCGCCGGGGCGTGACCGTGCACCCGGATCAGGTGCTCATCACCACCGGTTCCCAGCAGTGCCTTGACCTCCTGGGCAAGCTCTTCATCGAGAACGGCGACGAGGTCATCCTGGAGCGCCCGAGCTACCTGGGCACCATCCAGGCCTTCACCATGTTCGAGCCGCGCTTCGTGACCGTGGACCTGGAAGAGGACGGCCCCAACCTGGAACAGGCCGAAAGGCTGCTGGCCACGGGCCGCCCCAAGCTCTTCTACGCCGTGCCCAACTTCCAGAACCCCTCGGGGCTGACCTATTCCAAGGCCAAACGCGAGGCTCTGGGCGCGCTGTTGCGCAAATACCCCGAGACCATCTTCATCGAGGACGACCCCTACGGCGAGTTGCGCTTCTCGGGCGAACACCACAAACCCCTCTACGCCTACACCGAAGGCCACAGCATCATGCTCGGCTCCTTCTCCAAGATCACGGTGCCGGGCTTCCGTCTGGGCTGGATGGTCGCACCTCCCGAGATCATCCGCCTGGCGGTCAAGGCCAAGCAGGCCGCGGACCTGCACTCCTCGACCTTCAACCAGTTCGTCATCGCCGAGTACCTGAAGCGCCACTCCATCGACGACCACATCGCGAAAATCACGGAGCGCTACGGCGCCCAGGCCCGGGCCATGGTCGCCGCCCTGGAGCGCGAAGCGCCCGAAGACGTGACCTTCACGCGCCCCGAAGGCGGCATGTTCTCCTGGGTCACCCTGCCCGCGGGCAAAGGCTCCTGCATGGACCTCTTCAACCTGGCCATAGAGCAGAAGGTGGCCTTCGTGCCGGGCATGCCTTTCTACACCGACGGCACCGGCCAAGACACCCTGCGCCTGAACTTCTCCAACGCCTCCGAAGCGACCATCGACGAAGGCATCACCCGCCTGTGTCGGTGCATGAAGGATTTCCTGAGCGCGTCCCAGACCGCCTGA
- a CDS encoding lipase family protein: MQIAPIRCFERRCLRLRIVDFENTPITDLVHPETGEEVGDLQIVAYDAAGEPLGEHVCAKGSLAIDLCRMDRGWAYLEFKPLPRARPHDYPGDEEWDQLTLAADIVAHKALKASAANGLRPNQQALPEELRADWIYHRVSHGALNMPRRVDWIEDRTEETRPKQRCAFRFLLAEQERRCPKCRNLQTAYLLELAPLFCWIPALVSSRVGAADDWDCVTANNLAAFSALTYADPDTRSKSGQAGGERAPYDQTILYTLDNLRTQRVRPYRVAADWMDMVLHEMPYSWHYHDMQFIGPKSRSKNPTESQAFMVTNRDTILIAVRGTEGPLSHDMILNSKFFMQPCPGELASTGSAHHGFLQSFEYLWPVVEEYCKKHRKNSGEEIKRIFLTGHSLGGAVATLLACALYFEFKDSPVTLYTFASPRVGDTEFAKHWNHLLPHLRHVFRNDIIPAVPPAALGFRHFGHLRQMSLVKYQSEAYPWIGDYGLHQIESATDRRRRYTGDNAPWGPAELTGYETTESGFSEVFEKEMRRTLRPLNGLIDLAGIRFHSMAGKYVPFLHQELRQRYEYARSGGLLLSRHIPAHKLDRNDEFNQELLAYMRPVTMAELLDRHVSELVPRRALENEIVRFCRDTGRLNEMARQGKEVETRENEVRRARRIETPLDVSRVLEMKEGLPHGYLHAAYEAESKRALEMADEFMRQCVAQENSEFA, from the coding sequence ATGCAGATTGCCCCAATTCGATGTTTTGAAAGACGCTGCCTGCGGCTCAGGATTGTTGATTTCGAAAACACGCCCATCACCGACCTTGTCCATCCCGAGACCGGTGAAGAGGTTGGAGATCTGCAGATCGTGGCTTACGACGCTGCTGGCGAGCCTCTTGGCGAGCATGTCTGTGCCAAGGGTTCTCTAGCCATCGACCTTTGTCGGATGGATCGGGGGTGGGCCTATCTGGAATTCAAGCCCCTTCCGCGGGCCAGGCCTCACGACTACCCTGGAGACGAGGAATGGGACCAGCTGACCCTGGCCGCGGACATCGTCGCGCACAAGGCCCTCAAGGCCTCGGCCGCCAACGGCCTTCGTCCGAACCAACAGGCGTTGCCCGAGGAACTTCGTGCCGACTGGATCTACCATCGCGTCAGCCACGGCGCTCTCAACATGCCCCGAAGAGTGGACTGGATCGAGGACAGGACGGAGGAAACTCGGCCCAAGCAGCGCTGTGCCTTTCGCTTCCTTTTGGCGGAACAGGAGCGCCGCTGTCCGAAATGCCGCAACCTCCAGACAGCCTATCTGCTCGAGCTTGCTCCACTTTTTTGCTGGATACCCGCTCTGGTCTCGTCCCGGGTCGGCGCCGCCGATGACTGGGACTGCGTCACCGCGAACAATCTGGCGGCGTTTTCCGCCCTGACCTACGCGGACCCCGACACCAGGAGCAAATCCGGGCAGGCAGGCGGTGAGAGGGCTCCCTATGACCAAACCATTCTGTACACCCTGGACAACCTCCGGACCCAACGCGTCAGACCGTACAGGGTCGCCGCGGATTGGATGGACATGGTGCTGCATGAGATGCCGTATTCCTGGCACTATCATGACATGCAATTTATCGGCCCAAAATCCAGAAGTAAAAACCCTACTGAAAGTCAGGCCTTCATGGTCACAAACAGGGACACCATCCTCATTGCCGTGCGCGGAACCGAGGGGCCGCTCAGTCACGACATGATTCTGAACAGCAAATTCTTCATGCAACCCTGTCCGGGAGAGCTTGCGAGCACTGGCTCGGCGCACCATGGTTTTTTGCAATCCTTCGAGTATCTGTGGCCAGTCGTTGAGGAATATTGCAAAAAACACCGTAAAAATTCTGGGGAAGAGATCAAAAGAATTTTTCTGACCGGCCACAGCCTCGGCGGTGCCGTGGCCACACTGTTAGCCTGTGCTCTTTACTTTGAATTCAAGGACAGCCCGGTCACCCTCTACACCTTTGCCAGCCCCCGCGTCGGCGACACCGAATTCGCCAAGCACTGGAACCATCTGTTGCCGCACCTGCGCCATGTGTTCCGCAACGACATCATCCCCGCCGTCCCTCCGGCGGCCCTGGGCTTTCGTCATTTCGGGCATCTGCGACAGATGAGCCTCGTGAAATACCAGTCGGAAGCATACCCATGGATAGGCGATTACGGGTTGCATCAGATCGAAAGCGCCACCGACCGAAGGCGGCGTTACACGGGCGACAACGCCCCGTGGGGGCCGGCGGAGTTGACTGGATACGAGACCACGGAAAGCGGCTTCTCCGAAGTCTTCGAGAAAGAGATGCGAAGAACCCTCAGGCCGCTGAACGGTCTCATTGATCTGGCCGGCATCCGTTTTCATTCCATGGCCGGGAAATACGTCCCCTTTCTGCATCAGGAACTGCGGCAGCGTTACGAATACGCCCGTTCAGGAGGCCTCCTGCTGTCGCGTCACATCCCTGCCCACAAACTGGACCGCAATGACGAATTCAACCAGGAGCTGCTGGCCTACATGCGGCCCGTAACCATGGCCGAGCTGCTGGACCGGCATGTTTCGGAACTCGTCCCCCGGCGGGCTCTGGAGAATGAAATCGTTCGGTTCTGTCGCGACACGGGCCGACTGAACGAAATGGCCCGACAGGGGAAGGAAGTTGAAACGAGGGAGAACGAAGTCCGCCGGGCTCGGCGGATTGAGACTCCGCTGGATGTTTCAAGGGTGCTGGAGATGAAAGAGGGGCTGCCCCACGGATACCTTCACGCCGCATACGAGGCGGAATCGAAGAGGGCGCTTGAAATGGCCGATGAATTCATGCGGCAATGCGTGGCGCAGGAAAATTCAGAATTTGCATAG
- a CDS encoding DUF4123 domain-containing protein, translating to MPDNSALRNFRKLASSDLAAAFTDARHRGLHIDAIVAVDATPQMLEDYFAWKGANAFHPVLKDTPYASLWASMPCLSRIGADSRLETHLLAEHSAWGFFAVTAASEQTHCGHWRSLCEVLLPSGKKSFFRLQDPGGLEKMLPAFSDQELGWFLGLAARLFIPIRNHDGGRAWLDVPSPVLSGRTERELADIYRPAKGRPWWEVREEHLGGMSQENRAALVYNLSQDLKEKAPVAASLAADHYGSLEAAVGEYVDAAMRYGLADETHIFIFLRLCLTKPFGAQNDSAVKDSMRDASQDPVSALDQLRLLIQLKGESR from the coding sequence ATGCCGGACAACAGCGCCCTCCGCAATTTCCGCAAACTCGCGTCGTCAGACCTTGCCGCCGCGTTCACCGACGCCCGGCATCGCGGCCTGCACATTGACGCCATTGTCGCCGTCGATGCGACCCCGCAGATGCTTGAGGACTATTTTGCCTGGAAGGGTGCCAACGCCTTTCACCCCGTGTTGAAAGATACGCCGTACGCATCGCTTTGGGCTTCGATGCCTTGCCTGAGTCGGATTGGGGCGGATTCCAGACTTGAGACCCATCTCCTTGCCGAGCATTCGGCCTGGGGATTTTTTGCCGTCACGGCGGCAAGCGAGCAGACGCATTGCGGCCACTGGCGGAGCCTGTGCGAAGTCCTTCTGCCGTCGGGCAAGAAATCATTCTTCAGGCTCCAGGACCCTGGTGGGTTGGAGAAGATGCTCCCGGCCTTCAGCGACCAGGAACTGGGCTGGTTTCTCGGGCTTGCCGCGCGTCTGTTCATCCCCATCCGCAATCATGACGGGGGGCGGGCGTGGCTGGATGTCCCGAGTCCGGTCTTGTCCGGGCGCACGGAGCGCGAGTTGGCAGACATATACCGGCCGGCGAAGGGCCGGCCATGGTGGGAGGTGCGGGAGGAGCATCTGGGAGGCATGTCGCAGGAAAACCGGGCGGCTCTGGTCTACAATCTTTCCCAGGATCTCAAGGAAAAGGCACCCGTTGCGGCGTCACTGGCGGCGGATCATTACGGCTCGCTCGAAGCGGCTGTCGGCGAATATGTGGATGCGGCCATGAGATACGGTCTTGCCGATGAAACGCACATATTCATCTTCCTGCGCCTGTGCCTGACCAAGCCCTTCGGCGCCCAGAACGACAGCGCTGTCAAGGATTCCATGCGGGACGCCTCGCAGGACCCCGTCTCGGCCCTCGATCAACTCCGCTTGCTGATTCAGTTGAAGGGAGAATCACGATGA
- a CDS encoding efflux RND transporter periplasmic adaptor subunit, translating to MRPAFRTALLLSAILLLSACGQEAPKQPEPRSITAKTMRIEPTTAQECVSLPGQVQARNSVTLASKLSGTVVEVLAREGDALQAGQPILCIDDAELRQREQSVRSSAGQAGLEAKALAARKAQAKASLDRLQKLLDQSAVSRDDVDRARAEYEALSNQEKAMAAQSSASGFQGAEIRELMRYSTVTSPLNGVLSRRHADLGAFVQAGAPLAEVDDLTSGFELTAQADETLLGRVETGMTVVALIPALSPAPFLTTLSAVIGQVDPGSRSFRVKAALKSAPRPGMFGKICVPVAEGPKLLVPESCIRRRGELTTALIVDGDSVLRLRLVKTGGVYQKADIEGQTFVLQTGTDRPGAMPAGGLVEVLSGLAPGDEVVTDAPDVAREGDRLVRG from the coding sequence ATGCGTCCAGCCTTCCGCACCGCCTTGCTTCTGTCCGCCATCCTGCTTCTGTCCGCCTGCGGTCAGGAAGCCCCGAAACAGCCCGAACCGCGGTCCATCACGGCCAAAACCATGCGCATCGAGCCGACCACGGCCCAGGAGTGCGTCAGCCTCCCCGGGCAGGTCCAGGCCCGCAACAGCGTGACCCTGGCCAGCAAGCTGAGCGGCACCGTGGTCGAGGTCCTGGCCCGGGAAGGCGACGCCCTGCAGGCGGGCCAACCCATCCTGTGCATCGACGACGCGGAGTTGCGCCAGCGGGAGCAGAGCGTGCGTTCCTCGGCCGGACAGGCCGGACTGGAGGCCAAGGCCCTGGCCGCGCGCAAGGCCCAGGCCAAGGCCAGCCTGGACCGCCTGCAGAAGCTCCTGGATCAGAGCGCCGTGAGCCGCGACGACGTGGACCGCGCCCGGGCCGAGTACGAAGCCTTGTCCAACCAGGAAAAGGCCATGGCCGCCCAGTCTTCCGCGTCGGGTTTCCAGGGCGCCGAGATCCGGGAACTCATGCGCTACAGCACCGTGACCTCGCCCCTGAACGGCGTGCTGAGCAGGCGTCACGCGGACCTGGGCGCCTTCGTGCAGGCCGGGGCGCCCCTGGCCGAAGTCGACGACCTGACGAGCGGCTTCGAGCTCACGGCCCAGGCCGACGAGACGCTCCTGGGTCGCGTCGAAACGGGCATGACCGTGGTCGCCCTCATCCCGGCCCTGTCCCCCGCACCCTTCCTGACCACCCTGTCGGCCGTGATCGGCCAGGTCGACCCCGGCAGCCGTTCCTTCCGCGTCAAGGCGGCCCTCAAGTCCGCCCCACGGCCCGGCATGTTCGGCAAGATCTGCGTGCCTGTGGCCGAAGGGCCCAAGCTCCTGGTGCCGGAGTCCTGCATCCGGCGGCGCGGGGAGCTGACCACGGCTCTCATCGTGGATGGGGATTCCGTGCTGCGCCTGCGCCTGGTCAAGACCGGCGGGGTCTACCAGAAGGCCGACATCGAGGGGCAGACCTTCGTTCTCCAGACCGGGACGGACCGGCCAGGAGCGATGCCGGCAGGGGGGCTGGTGGAGGTGCTCTCGGGCTTGGCCCCCGGCGACGAGGTGGTCACGGACGCGCCGGACGTGGCGCGCGAAGGCGACCGCCTGGTGCGGGGCTGA